From the genome of Streptomyces xanthophaeus:
CCGAGGCGCGCTGGGCGTAGTACTCGGCCATGACCGGCAGCGGTGTGCCGTCCGCGGTGGTGCGGCCGCGGCCCATCGGGGACATCACCAGGCGGTTGGGCAGGGTGAGGCGCCCGAGACCGGCGGTGTCGAACAGAGCTGTCATGCCGGGGCCCCGTCGTGGTCGATGCGCCGGCTGCGCACGAGCCACTGCCCGTCGCGCCGCTCCAGGACGTCCTCGGCGGTGGTGCTCAGGTATATACGGGGCTCACCGCCCGCGGGGGTCTCGAAGACCACCGCGTAGTACCGGGTACGGACGGCTTCGTCCGCGTCACCCGCGTCCTCCTCCAGGGTCTCGGCGTCCACCATGCCGAACCAGTGGCGGCGGGTGAGTCCGCGCTCCTGGAGCGCGTCGATCCCCTTGCGCATGGCCGCGGCGATCGCCGGGCGGCCCACCTTCGGTTCGGGCTTGACGTTCTGCGCGAAGACCCCGTCCTCGGTGAACTGCTCGGCCCACTCCTCGGCCCGACCTGCGTCGAGGAGCTGCCCGTGCGCCGCGTAGAAGCGCACGATGGAGCTGTAGTCCTGGTCGGACACGGGGCGCGTGGCCGGTGATGCTGTCCGCGTCACGGTCTTCCTCCCTCTGGTTGCGGGCGCCGGTCGGTGCCCCACGGTCGGGCTGATGCTGGGCGCGACCACTGGAGCGGGCGTGGAGAACGGCTCGACGCGGCCCGCCGCCGTCCCGGCCCGCGGCGGTCATCCCTCATCCCGCCAGGGGCAGTTGCTCGCGCACCGCGCCGGGCGCGGGCAGGTAGACCGACTCCGCGACCGGGCCGGCGCCGAGCAACCTGCGCTGGAGATCGCGCAGTTGCTCGGACGGGTCCAGTCCGAGCTCCTCGGCGAAGACCGTGCGCAGCCGGGCGTAGACCTGGAGCGCCTCGGAGGGGCGGCCGCTTCGGTAGAGGGCGATCATCAGCTGGGCGTGCAGGTTCTCGTGCCGCGGGTACTGGTGGGTGAGGACGCGCAGTTCGGGGATCAGCCGATGGTGGCGGCCGGTCCGCAGGTCCGCGTCGATGCGCTGCTCGACAGCCCCGAGCCACACCTCGTGCAGCCCGCTCAACTGCGTCCTGAGCAGCGGGCCGCACTGGACGTCGGCGAGGGCGCGTC
Proteins encoded in this window:
- a CDS encoding nuclear transport factor 2 family protein, whose product is MTRTASPATRPVSDQDYSSIVRFYAAHGQLLDAGRAEEWAEQFTEDGVFAQNVKPEPKVGRPAIAAAMRKGIDALQERGLTRRHWFGMVDAETLEEDAGDADEAVRTRYYAVVFETPAGGEPRIYLSTTAEDVLERRDGQWLVRSRRIDHDGAPA